The following are encoded together in the Parabacteroides chongii genome:
- a CDS encoding helix-turn-helix domain-containing protein, translated as MENLPLIKFAELNKGIIIRDSFQDIFLIADIDGNQGVDDQEVYEHTMPMRLDALLMVLVLEGSSEIALDYVPYTIESNSFTIIMPTHTIQLSKISKDFKGKLLVISREFLDECNTAKRSPSMANYMQLRKNPCTTFEPQETELVDNYIELLRSKIKNRAHFFQKEVMQNSFVGFLLEIANIFMGKKDGLLMPALSRKEELFEQFLQLLFEHCKEQHVVTFYAEKLFITPQYLSLILKELTGKSANKWIDDALIVEAKILLKAPQATVQQVADILHFSDQSTFGKFFKKHMGISPMEYRKS; from the coding sequence ATGGAAAATCTCCCTTTGATAAAGTTTGCTGAGTTAAATAAGGGTATAATAATCCGCGATAGTTTCCAGGATATTTTTCTGATAGCCGATATTGATGGCAATCAGGGTGTGGACGACCAGGAAGTGTATGAACATACTATGCCGATGCGGTTGGATGCATTATTGATGGTCTTAGTGCTGGAAGGATCTTCTGAAATAGCGCTGGACTATGTACCTTATACTATAGAAAGCAATAGTTTTACTATTATTATGCCGACGCATACGATACAGCTTAGTAAGATTAGTAAGGATTTTAAAGGGAAATTACTGGTTATTTCGCGTGAGTTTCTCGATGAGTGCAATACGGCGAAACGTAGTCCATCGATGGCTAATTATATGCAACTGAGGAAAAATCCATGCACTACTTTTGAACCACAGGAAACTGAGTTGGTAGACAATTACATCGAGTTGTTAAGGAGTAAAATAAAGAACCGGGCTCATTTTTTTCAGAAAGAAGTGATGCAGAACTCTTTTGTCGGATTCCTTCTGGAGATAGCCAATATATTTATGGGAAAAAAAGATGGTCTGTTAATGCCGGCTCTTTCCCGCAAAGAAGAACTTTTCGAACAGTTCCTTCAATTGCTGTTTGAACATTGTAAGGAGCAGCATGTGGTTACTTTCTATGCAGAGAAGCTTTTTATCACTCCGCAATATCTGTCTTTGATCTTAAAGGAACTGACCGGAAAATCTGCTAATAAATGGATTGACGATGCTTTGATCGTTGAGGCGAAGATCTTGTTGAAAGCTCCGCAGGCAACGGTACAGCAAGTCGCAGACATTCTTCATTTTTCCGATCAGTCTACGTTTGGTAAATTCTTTAAAAAGCATATGGGTATTTCTCCGATGGAATACCGCAAGTCTTAA
- a CDS encoding HdeD family acid-resistance protein has product MKKINNSVLRSAFAMILGFVLVLWPEAAITYLVIAIGICFIIPGLFSLLNYFTREKVEGEPSPMFPIDGAGSILFGAWLVIMPEFFVNILMYILGALLVIAGIQQIAMLVSARKWSTVPFGFYIMPALILLTGIMIIAYPFGAAANTFVIFGVASIFYGVIELINWYKFRQR; this is encoded by the coding sequence AGGATTTGTACTGGTCTTATGGCCGGAAGCTGCCATTACCTATTTGGTTATTGCCATAGGTATCTGCTTCATCATACCCGGCCTGTTTTCTTTGTTGAACTATTTCACACGGGAGAAAGTGGAAGGTGAACCCTCTCCTATGTTCCCTATCGACGGCGCCGGAAGTATTTTATTCGGAGCATGGCTTGTGATCATGCCGGAGTTTTTTGTCAATATATTAATGTATATCCTGGGAGCGTTACTGGTTATTGCCGGAATTCAGCAAATAGCCATGCTGGTATCTGCCCGCAAATGGAGTACAGTGCCGTTTGGTTTCTACATCATGCCTGCATTGATTTTATTGACAGGTATTATGATCATCGCCTATCCGTTCGGAGCTGCGGCGAACACATTTGTAATCTTTGGCGTAGCCAGTATCTTCTATGGAGTTATAGAATTGATCAACTGGTATAAATTCCGCCAAAGATAA